The following are encoded in a window of Providencia rettgeri genomic DNA:
- the ribA gene encoding GTP cyclohydrolase II produces the protein MQLKRVAQAKLPTPFGEFLMVGFEEIATGHDHVALIFGDISGDTPVLSRIHSECLTGDALFSLRCDCGFQLEAALSQISKEGRGVLLYHRQEGRNIGLLNKIRAYALQDQGLDTVEANLKLGFKADERDFTLCSDMYKLLGVNEVRLLTNNPKKIDIMREAGINVVERVPLIVGRNPSNAHYLDIKAQKMGHMLFKHQ, from the coding sequence ATGCAGCTAAAACGTGTTGCTCAAGCAAAACTCCCAACACCTTTTGGTGAGTTTCTGATGGTGGGTTTTGAGGAAATTGCAACGGGTCATGACCATGTCGCGTTAATTTTTGGCGACATTTCTGGGGATACCCCCGTTCTCAGTCGTATTCACTCCGAATGTTTAACTGGTGATGCGCTATTTAGCCTACGTTGCGATTGCGGTTTCCAATTAGAAGCCGCACTTTCTCAAATTAGTAAAGAGGGCCGCGGGGTATTGCTTTACCATCGTCAAGAAGGTCGCAATATTGGCTTGTTAAATAAAATTCGTGCATATGCGTTGCAAGACCAAGGTTTAGATACTGTTGAAGCTAATCTTAAACTTGGTTTTAAAGCGGATGAGCGTGATTTTACCCTGTGCTCTGATATGTACAAATTATTGGGGGTCAACGAAGTACGCTTACTGACGAATAACCCGAAAAAAATCGATATTATGCGCGAAGCAGGCATCAATGTTGTTGAGCGTGTACCTCTAATTGTGGGACGAAATCCAAGTAATGCGCATTATTTGGATATTAAAGCACAGAAAATGGGTCACATGCTGTTTAAACATCAGTAA
- a CDS encoding phosphatase PAP2 family protein: MRKTILVVSLFAILLVLPPMAILISGWQWAPENQFNSMKWLLWLTNTAGAPYSIITSLVLIGIILFRLRAEKSVALKVTIVVICALLLQQGTKTLLKSHFQEPRPYVVWLEEQYDVTHSDFYELTRAARAKLIKTVVKYHEDIAKWQRKHWQAETGYSFPSGHMLFAAGWALLFIAFFWQRGSYVLCIGLALWAEGIAFSRMLLGMHWPIDVITSVLISAIFAILAYGLFLCFVRHKSRLIFRQ, from the coding sequence ATGAGAAAGACTATTTTAGTCGTCAGCTTGTTTGCTATTTTATTAGTACTGCCACCGATGGCTATACTCATTTCTGGGTGGCAATGGGCACCTGAAAACCAGTTTAACTCAATGAAATGGTTATTATGGCTGACAAATACAGCTGGTGCACCATACAGTATTATAACCTCATTAGTACTCATTGGTATTATTCTATTCAGATTGCGTGCAGAAAAAAGCGTTGCATTGAAGGTAACAATTGTTGTTATTTGCGCTTTGCTACTGCAACAAGGGACTAAAACATTGCTTAAAAGTCACTTTCAAGAACCGCGACCTTATGTGGTTTGGCTCGAAGAGCAATACGATGTGACGCATTCGGATTTTTATGAATTAACACGGGCTGCTCGCGCCAAGCTAATTAAAACGGTGGTTAAATACCATGAAGATATTGCTAAGTGGCAACGAAAACACTGGCAAGCAGAAACGGGGTATTCATTCCCTTCAGGGCATATGCTCTTTGCCGCAGGCTGGGCACTGCTGTTTATTGCCTTTTTTTGGCAAAGAGGCTCTTACGTTCTTTGTATTGGTTTAGCACTTTGGGCGGAAGGGATTGCATTTAGTCGAATGTTGCTAGGCATGCATTGGCCAATAGATGTCATTACGTCGGTATTGATTAGTGCAATTTTTGCCATTTTAGCGTATGGACTATTTTTGTGTTTTGTGCGGCACAAAAGTCGGTTGATCTTTCGTCAATAG
- a CDS encoding LapA family protein, which translates to MKYFLILLLAVAFFIISITLGSSNDQVITFNYLIAKGEFSLSTLLASLFGVGFVLGWLVCAAFYLRTFVSLKNARRKIRRLESQLGAGESNISDSTSLVTTQNKE; encoded by the coding sequence GTGAAATATTTTCTGATTTTATTACTGGCGGTCGCATTTTTTATTATTTCGATTACGCTGGGTTCAAGCAATGATCAGGTTATTACATTTAACTACCTGATTGCAAAAGGGGAGTTCTCTTTATCAACCCTTCTTGCATCACTTTTTGGTGTCGGTTTTGTGCTGGGTTGGCTTGTTTGTGCGGCATTTTATTTACGCACGTTTGTCAGCCTGAAAAATGCACGTCGTAAAATTAGACGTTTAGAATCACAATTAGGTGCTGGAGAAAGTAATATTTCTGACTCAACCTCATTAGTGACGACTCAGAACAAGGAATAA
- the lapB gene encoding lipopolysaccharide assembly protein LapB, with protein sequence MFELLFLLLPVAAAYGWYMGRRSAQQDKQQHANRLSRDYVTGVNFLLSNQQDKAVDLFLDMLKNYDSSAFEAHLTLGNLFRSRGEVERAIRIHQSLVESASLSFEQRLLATQQLGRDYMAAGVYDRAENMFQQLTDEVDFKQSALQSLLNIYQLTSEWTKAIDVAGKLVKLGHNELREQIAHFYCELATQQLASDDLDDAQNLLNKAEQADKNCARVSIMKGRIFIEQGADEKAIQVLKQVYEQDRELVTETLPLLHDCYQRTGQLDAWEDYLRQCVAGNSGAIAELYLADIIVEKQNHEAAASYINDQIQRHPTMRLFYRLMDYHLEEAEEGRAKESLILLRKMVGEQIRTKPDYRCHKCGFTSRSLYWHCPSCRSWDTIKPIRGLDGQ encoded by the coding sequence ATGTTCGAGTTGCTGTTTCTGTTGCTTCCAGTTGCTGCCGCTTATGGGTGGTATATGGGGCGCAGAAGTGCTCAACAAGATAAGCAGCAGCACGCCAATCGCTTGTCCCGTGATTATGTGACAGGCGTGAATTTCCTTTTGTCAAATCAACAAGATAAAGCGGTTGATTTGTTTTTAGATATGCTTAAAAACTATGATAGTTCTGCATTTGAAGCACATCTTACTCTAGGTAATCTGTTTCGTTCTCGTGGTGAAGTCGAACGTGCTATTCGTATCCACCAATCGCTGGTGGAAAGTGCCTCACTGTCCTTCGAACAACGTCTACTCGCAACTCAACAACTCGGTCGTGATTATATGGCCGCAGGGGTGTACGATCGCGCCGAAAATATGTTCCAACAACTGACTGATGAAGTCGACTTCAAACAAAGTGCATTGCAGTCCTTGTTGAATATTTATCAGCTAACCAGTGAGTGGACAAAAGCTATCGATGTGGCAGGTAAATTGGTTAAGCTAGGGCATAATGAGCTTCGTGAGCAAATTGCTCATTTTTATTGTGAGTTAGCCACACAACAGTTGGCGAGCGATGACCTCGATGACGCACAAAACTTATTAAATAAAGCGGAACAAGCAGATAAAAATTGTGCGCGTGTTTCGATTATGAAAGGTCGTATTTTTATTGAGCAAGGCGCTGATGAGAAAGCCATTCAAGTTTTAAAGCAAGTGTATGAGCAAGATAGAGAATTGGTCACTGAAACGCTACCACTGCTTCATGATTGCTATCAACGTACAGGTCAATTGGATGCATGGGAAGATTACTTGCGCCAATGTGTGGCGGGTAATTCAGGGGCCATTGCAGAACTTTATCTGGCAGATATTATTGTTGAAAAACAAAACCATGAGGCGGCTGCAAGTTATATTAATGACCAAATTCAGCGCCACCCAACCATGCGGTTGTTTTACCGTTTAATGGATTACCATCTTGAAGAAGCTGAAGAAGGTCGTGCTAAAGAGAGCTTAATTTTGCTCCGTAAAATGGTAGGGGAGCAAATTCGCACGAAGCCTGATTATCGTTGCCACAAATGTGGTTTTACTTCTCGTTCGTTATATTGGCACTGCCCATCTTGTCGCTCTTGGGATACGATCAAACCCATTCGTGGCTTAGATGGTCAGTGA
- the pyrF gene encoding orotidine-5'-phosphate decarboxylase, translating to MISSTENQTLSPIIVALDYEDANAALAFVDSIPPNSCRLKVGKEMFTFNGPQFVKSLHDRGFDIFLDLKFHDIPNTVARAVAASAEMGVWMVNVHAGGGARMMTAARQALDVYGKDAPLLTAVTVLTSMDKADLEGVGIQDSPAVHAERLARLAKQCGLDGVVCSAHEAQHLKSVCGADFKLVTPGIRPEGSDVGDQRRIMTPQNALKAGVDYMVIGRPITRSENPALTLQQINQSIQGIVV from the coding sequence ATGATTTCCTCAACTGAGAACCAGACACTTTCGCCAATCATTGTGGCACTCGACTATGAAGATGCCAATGCCGCACTGGCGTTTGTTGACAGCATTCCCCCTAATAGCTGCCGTCTTAAAGTGGGCAAAGAAATGTTCACATTTAATGGTCCTCAATTTGTCAAATCACTCCATGATCGTGGTTTTGATATTTTTCTCGATTTAAAATTTCATGATATCCCAAATACGGTTGCCCGTGCAGTAGCCGCTTCAGCTGAAATGGGCGTTTGGATGGTGAATGTTCACGCGGGCGGTGGTGCTCGTATGATGACAGCAGCTCGCCAAGCCCTTGACGTTTATGGTAAAGATGCGCCTTTATTAACCGCAGTTACAGTTCTAACTAGCATGGACAAGGCAGACTTAGAAGGCGTGGGTATTCAAGATTCACCGGCCGTACACGCGGAGAGACTGGCACGGCTAGCCAAACAATGTGGTCTTGATGGCGTTGTCTGTTCGGCTCATGAAGCGCAGCATTTAAAAAGCGTTTGTGGTGCTGATTTTAAATTGGTGACACCGGGTATTCGTCCTGAAGGTAGTGATGTGGGTGACCAGCGCCGTATTATGACACCACAAAATGCACTCAAAGCAGGGGTTGATTATATGGTGATTGGGCGTCCTATCACGCGCAGTGAAAATCCAGCATTAACATTACAGCAAATTAACCAATCTATTCAGGGTATTGTTGTATGA
- the yciH gene encoding stress response translation initiation inhibitor YciH translates to MSNSNSRLVYSTDVGRIDEEKPTIERPKGDGIVRIRRETSGRKGKGVSVVTGLDLDDTELTKLAAELKKKCGCGGAVKDGNIEIQGDKRDIIKQLLEAKGMQVKLAGG, encoded by the coding sequence ATGAGTAATTCAAACAGCCGCCTAGTCTATAGCACGGATGTTGGGCGCATTGATGAAGAAAAACCAACGATAGAAAGACCAAAAGGTGATGGCATTGTCAGAATTCGCCGTGAAACCTCAGGTCGTAAAGGTAAGGGCGTGAGTGTTGTCACAGGGCTCGACCTTGATGATACCGAACTCACTAAGCTTGCCGCAGAATTGAAAAAGAAATGTGGTTGTGGTGGTGCTGTAAAGGATGGAAATATTGAAATTCAAGGAGATAAGCGAGATATTATCAAACAACTCCTTGAAGCAAAAGGTATGCAAGTTAAATTAGCGGGTGGCTGA
- the nadS gene encoding NadS family protein, translating to MSMFNELKASLEEAIEIKNGIKKAAKVTRYEVADVKAIREQLNVSQSELANALGTSVDTIKSWELKRRNPTGLAAKVLVAIKRNPELFKELAAI from the coding sequence ATGAGTATGTTCAATGAATTAAAAGCCTCTTTAGAAGAAGCGATTGAAATCAAAAACGGCATTAAAAAAGCCGCAAAAGTCACCCGCTATGAAGTGGCAGATGTGAAAGCGATCCGAGAGCAACTTAATGTCTCACAGAGTGAACTGGCTAACGCATTAGGTACCAGCGTTGATACGATTAAAAGTTGGGAGTTAAAAAGGCGTAACCCAACCGGGTTAGCCGCCAAAGTGTTAGTGGCAATTAAAAGAAACCCTGAGCTGTTCAAAGAGCTCGCTGCGATTTAA